The genome window TTTCCTGTTTTGTCGTATAAAAGGGCAAAAGAATATCTTTGATATCCCTTTCTCCCAGTCCTATCCCGGAATCCAGCAGACGAATCCTCACAAATTTATTATCTTTGTTGTCCATGACCAAGTGGATCTCACCTCCATCGGGCATGGCATCAAAAGCATTTTTTAAAATATTTAGAAACACCTGCTTTATTTTTACTCTGTTGGCCAAAATCACTGGATTTTCGGTTTTGATTTCAACCGCTATGGAGATTCCCCGCTGGAGAGCATTGGGTTTTATAAGGAGTAGCATTTGTTCTACAAGGGCCTGAAGGTTGAGCTTCTCGTCCTGATAGCGGTTCTTTTCTGAAAAAGTAATCAGATTGCTGACAATCTGTTCTATCGAGTCCAGCTCATCTTCCATATAGCCCAGAAATGTCTTAGATTCCTCATTTGAGATTCGATTTTTCAGTACATCCAGATAATTGTTAATGATTTCAAGAGGATTATTAATTTCATGGGCTACTCCGGCCGCCAATAAACCTATGGACGCCAGTTTTTCGGAAAAATGGATTTTTTCCCTCATCTTTTCCTGTTCGCTTATGTCATCAACGATGATGATGCTTCCCAAATAGTAGTTTCCGTCCAAAATGGGGTAAATCACCACATTGCAACAGATCTTATTTCCGGCAATTGTGATGTGTTTCTGATAGAGGTTTTCCCATTTTTTGGTTTCCAGTATTTTATATATTTCATCAGAGAAGCCCCTGTCTTCTTCGGCGAATACTTCAGAAAAGGGGGCTTCCAGAAGGACCTCCCTCTTTTTATGAAAGAAAGTTTCTCCATAATGATTCAGGAGTTTTACATGACCTTCCCCGTTGACAACTAGAAGTGCCAGAGGGAGAAATTCAAGGATGGCTTCATTGTATTTCAATAGATGATAAAAATCCTTATCCAGCTTTGTCAGGGATTTATTGCGAACAATCTGGGTATATGCCAACTTGATTAGATTGATTTTATCAATGTTTTTGACTGATTCGGTAATTAGAACCGATCCATTCCTGAGGATCGTCACCCTGTCTGCAAATTCATATACATCATCGATTCTATGGGTGATGAAAAGAATTGTCCCCCCTCGGTCTCTCATCTTCCGGATCAGTTTGAGAACAAGGTCCAGGTCTATAGCCGTCAGTTTTTCAATGGCTTCATCCAGGATCAGCAATTCGGGTTTTGTATGGAGCTGTCTGAGGATATTGATCATAACTTTCTCTGGGAGTGACAGGTCTCCTACAATTTTAGTGGGAGAAATGGTACAGCCGGTTTCCCTGAGATAGGATTCGGCTGCTGCCAGTATCTTTCTCTGGCTTATGAAAAATCCGGGGAAAACATCCTTGTGGTTGTTGAATAGGTTGTAGGCAACCGAAAGGTGATTGAACAGCTCTGTTCCCTGGGTCACAAAGGCTATTCCCAGTGACCGCGCTTTCTGGTCATTTAAGGGAGATATAAGTTCTCCTTTCCAGAAAATCTCACCTTTGAGCTGTATGAATCCGCTGAGAATATGAGCCAGGGAGGACTTTCCGGCACCATGTTCCCCGATGAGGGCATGTATCTCTCCGGGCTGCATCTCCCAGGTGACCCGATCCAGAGCTTTGACAGATCCATAAGTATGGGAGATATTCGAAAGTGATATCAAAGACGAAGTCTCCATCTAGATCTGATACTCCCTCAATTTGTTGTAGAGTGTGGCTCTGCTGATTCCCAGAAGGGCCGCCGCCTGCTTCTTGTTGTTGTCACACTCCTTGAGGGTTTTACAAATCAGCTCTTCTTCCATTTCCTGATGAAGATTCCCTCTTGTTCCCTGTTTGAGGGAGTGTGTGATTTTTCGGGGAAGGTCGTCTATTTCAATCACAGAAGACCCGGCTATGGCCGCGGCGTATTGGATGGTGCTTTTCAATTCTCGAACATTTCCGGGCCAGTCATATCGAAGTAAAAAATCAACTGTTTGAGGAGACAGGGAGAACGCTGTCTTTGAATTGTTTTTGCACCGTGACAGAAAATGCTTTGCCAACAGAAGAACCTCATTCCGTCGTTCCCGCACAGGAGGAATCTGTAAGATGGCAGTATTGAGACGGTAGTAGAGGTCTTCCCGGAATTTTTTTCCGGCAATGAGAGCATCCAGATCTTTATTGGTTGCTGCAATGAAGCGGACATCCACTTTGATGATTTTGTCGCTACCTATCCTTTTCACCTCATTATTTTGAATGGCCCTGAGAATTTTAGCTTGTGTGGAGAGGGACATGTCTCCCAGTTCATCCAGAAAGAGAGTCCCTCCATGGGCTCGTTCAAAGACTCCTTTAAAGCCGTTGGAGGCCCCTGTAAAGGCCCCCTTCTCATGGCCGAATAGCTCATCATCGAGTAAGGCATCAGGCAAGGCCGCGCAGTTCACCTTGATCATAGGGCAATCACGCCGGTTAGAGTGTTTATGGAGCAGGTCGGCAAACATTTCTTTCCCGGTACCGCTCTCTCCCTGTATCAGAATGGGCAATTCCGTAGAGGCCAGTTTTATCGTTCTATGGCGCAGGTCTATCATGGAAGGATCATCAATGATCAGAGTTTCTTCCTCATCGATTTGATCCTGCAGTTTTTTGTTTTCCTCTTCCAGGGAGTACATTTTCAAAGCTGTATTGATGGACGCGACCAGTTGTTCTATTTTGACGGGCTTTTGCAAGTAGTTGAAGGCTCCCAACTTGATGGCTTCTATGGCCGTTTCTATGGTTCCATAGCCTGTAAACATAATAACAGGAATTGACAGCTGATGGTCCTGGATCTTCAAAAGCAGATCCAGTCCGTTCTCATCACCCAAACAGACATCAACTAGAGCCAGTTGAATCTTTTCCATTTGAATCTTTTTCCAGCCTTCTTCCAGAGTCGAGGCTTTCTGAGTCTTAAAACCTCTTCCGTTCAAAGAGAGAGCCAGGCTATCTTGTACCTTCTGTTTGTCATCAACTATTAAAATATAAGAATTATTTGTCAAAATATTAGACACTTCTCCTTTGGGGTGTCTAAATATTAAACACGGAATTCATCTGCTGTAAATCAATATTTCATTAAAGCTCGGTTTAAATGCTGTTTTTCAATGAATATGTTTATTTTTCATAGTTTCTATGAAATTGGCACGCATCCTGCATTATTAGTTGGAAAATAAAGAACAAAGGATTCGGAATGGATGAAATCTTAATCCTCCAAAATATTCAAAAAAGATTTGGAGGGGTTCATGCAGTGCAGGATGTTTCTCTCTCATTCACCACGGGGGAAGTCTGTGCTTTGATGGGAGAAAATGGAGCTGGTAAGAGTACCTTGGGAAAAATCATTGCCGGTATTCATAATCCGGATTCAGGAGATATTTGGTTTAATGGAGAAAAACTGGAGTCAATCACTCCCTTTGTTGCTCAGGAAAAAGGGATCAGCCTGGTTTTGCAGGAGTTGGACCTGTTTCCCAGCTTATCTGTAGGCATGAACATCATAAACAATAATATCTCATTCAAGCATCTGGAGAAGGGATTTCTTAGTCCTAAACTGATCAATAAGGCCGTTGAACCCTGGCTCAAAAAAGTCCGTCTAGATATTAACCCGTCGACATTGCTGGAAGACCTCTCCATGGCACAGATTCAAATGGTCGCCATCGCTAGGATTCTGAGCATGAATACCCGGTTGATTATAATGGATGAACCTACCAGCTCCCTCACAAATGATGGTGTGGAGAATCTGTTCAGCCTCATTGATGAATTGAGAAAAGATGGTGTGACAATCATATACGTGTCCCATAAAATGAGTGAGATCTTTCGAATTTCAGATACTGTTGCCGTGATGCGTGATGGAGCTTTCATCGCCAAAAAACGGACTGCCGAAACGAATAAGGAAGAGATCATTGAATTGATGGTGGGGCGTCCTTTGTCTGGGAAGGAGAGACAAAAGAGCTGGAATAGAAACAAGACGATTCTGGATGTCAAAGAATTGACTTCTTCCACGGTCAAAAATATCTCCTTCTCTCTTTCTGAAGGGGAGGTCCTGGGTATTGCCGGTTTAGTCGGAGCGGGACGCAGTGAGTTGGGAGAGGCCCTGTTCGGTCTGGACCCCATTCTTTCCGGGTCTGTGGAATTACAGGGGAAAATCCTCAAGAACAAATCACCTAGAAATGCCATTGCCAATGGAATCGGGTTTATTCCTGAAGATAGAAAAAACCAGGGAT of Oceanispirochaeta crateris contains these proteins:
- a CDS encoding ATP-binding cassette domain-containing protein yields the protein MISLSNISHTYGSVKALDRVTWEMQPGEIHALIGEHGAGKSSLAHILSGFIQLKGEIFWKGELISPLNDQKARSLGIAFVTQGTELFNHLSVAYNLFNNHKDVFPGFFISQRKILAAAESYLRETGCTISPTKIVGDLSLPEKVMINILRQLHTKPELLILDEAIEKLTAIDLDLVLKLIRKMRDRGGTILFITHRIDDVYEFADRVTILRNGSVLITESVKNIDKINLIKLAYTQIVRNKSLTKLDKDFYHLLKYNEAILEFLPLALLVVNGEGHVKLLNHYGETFFHKKREVLLEAPFSEVFAEEDRGFSDEIYKILETKKWENLYQKHITIAGNKICCNVVIYPILDGNYYLGSIIIVDDISEQEKMREKIHFSEKLASIGLLAAGVAHEINNPLEIINNYLDVLKNRISNEESKTFLGYMEDELDSIEQIVSNLITFSEKNRYQDEKLNLQALVEQMLLLIKPNALQRGISIAVEIKTENPVILANRVKIKQVFLNILKNAFDAMPDGGEIHLVMDNKDNKFVRIRLLDSGIGLGERDIKDILLPFYTTKQEKEENMGLGLSIVFGILESYGGSIEIKNRRQVSGCEVTMILPLLKEKTDQPAG
- a CDS encoding sigma-54-dependent transcriptional regulator, whose amino-acid sequence is MTNNSYILIVDDKQKVQDSLALSLNGRGFKTQKASTLEEGWKKIQMEKIQLALVDVCLGDENGLDLLLKIQDHQLSIPVIMFTGYGTIETAIEAIKLGAFNYLQKPVKIEQLVASINTALKMYSLEEENKKLQDQIDEEETLIIDDPSMIDLRHRTIKLASTELPILIQGESGTGKEMFADLLHKHSNRRDCPMIKVNCAALPDALLDDELFGHEKGAFTGASNGFKGVFERAHGGTLFLDELGDMSLSTQAKILRAIQNNEVKRIGSDKIIKVDVRFIAATNKDLDALIAGKKFREDLYYRLNTAILQIPPVRERRNEVLLLAKHFLSRCKNNSKTAFSLSPQTVDFLLRYDWPGNVRELKSTIQYAAAIAGSSVIEIDDLPRKITHSLKQGTRGNLHQEMEEELICKTLKECDNNKKQAAALLGISRATLYNKLREYQI
- a CDS encoding sugar ABC transporter ATP-binding protein, whose amino-acid sequence is MDEILILQNIQKRFGGVHAVQDVSLSFTTGEVCALMGENGAGKSTLGKIIAGIHNPDSGDIWFNGEKLESITPFVAQEKGISLVLQELDLFPSLSVGMNIINNNISFKHLEKGFLSPKLINKAVEPWLKKVRLDINPSTLLEDLSMAQIQMVAIARILSMNTRLIIMDEPTSSLTNDGVENLFSLIDELRKDGVTIIYVSHKMSEIFRISDTVAVMRDGAFIAKKRTAETNKEEIIELMVGRPLSGKERQKSWNRNKTILDVKELTSSTVKNISFSLSEGEVLGIAGLVGAGRSELGEALFGLDPILSGSVELQGKILKNKSPRNAIANGIGFIPEDRKNQGLMMQMSVKENMIMSYLDHLQSRGFFNKEKIHNSVVDLIDQIKIKTASIDSCVEELSGGNQQKVLVSRWLMVNPPVLFLDDPTRGVDVGAKEDIYELITYLASQGKGIIFVSSELPELLRCCDRIMVLAEGQQTALLNAEETTQQEIMSYATNVLG